A single region of the Halorussus sp. MSC15.2 genome encodes:
- a CDS encoding fumarylacetoacetate hydrolase family protein → MRQVRFRDPAGSTRVGEWTDEGIEAAGQTYDEREVDVLPPADPSKIVCVGLNYADHAAERDKEPPERPLLFLKPPNALSAHGDTVTLPAGKERVDHEAELAVVVGEQARNVSADEAMEYVAGFTCMDDVSNRDDQDREQNWVRGKAFDNSAPLGPVLATPDEVPDDASVELRVNGETRQRSSRDEFIWSVPELIEEITTYLTLEPGDVISTGTPAGVAPLEGGDEVEVEVEGVGVLRHGVRED, encoded by the coding sequence ATGCGACAGGTACGATTCCGCGACCCCGCAGGCTCCACCAGAGTCGGCGAGTGGACCGACGAGGGCATCGAAGCGGCCGGACAGACCTACGACGAGCGCGAGGTGGACGTCCTCCCGCCAGCCGACCCCTCCAAAATCGTCTGCGTGGGGCTGAACTACGCCGACCACGCCGCCGAGCGCGACAAGGAACCCCCGGAGCGTCCGCTGTTGTTCCTCAAGCCGCCGAACGCCCTCTCGGCCCACGGCGACACCGTGACGCTCCCGGCCGGAAAGGAGCGCGTGGACCACGAGGCCGAACTCGCCGTCGTCGTCGGCGAGCAGGCCCGGAACGTCTCGGCCGACGAGGCCATGGAGTACGTCGCCGGGTTCACCTGCATGGACGACGTGTCGAACCGCGACGACCAAGACCGCGAGCAGAACTGGGTTCGGGGGAAGGCGTTCGACAACTCCGCACCCCTCGGCCCGGTGCTGGCCACTCCCGACGAGGTGCCCGACGACGCGTCGGTCGAACTCCGCGTGAACGGCGAGACCCGCCAGCGGTCCTCGCGCGACGAGTTCATCTGGTCGGTACCGGAACTAATCGAGGAGATAACGACGTACCTCACGCTCGAACCCGGCGACGTCATCTCGACCGGGACGCCCGCGGGCGTGGCCCCGCTCGAAGGCGGCGACGAGGTCGAAGTCGAAGTCGAGGGCGTGGGTGTGCTCCGCCACGGCGTCCGGGAGGACTGA
- a CDS encoding iron transporter: protein MRRRDFLRASAPLGLAGIAGCIGNFQTRSSASRQFTTVANRKEKVYYPTHIDGMKMVGMGGTGRYKVGLMYSRPHAFWTITDTDTNLSQVPEKSTAHLMATIWDKKTGTVLPTANVEARILKDGEEVDSRPLWPMLSQNMGYHFGDNVELSGGGTYTAKLSVGAMQARRMGELRGAFGEQTSIDVEFEHTRSKLGSVAYEKLPDKKGDAGAIAPADMKMPISQVPKRTDLPGALATGVSGDADFVAFSPEQNPHFVADGKRYLGVSARTPYNRYPLPFMSLSATLTRDGETVYDDILRPALDPNLGYHYGAGVDGLQSGDSLTVTVDAPPQVARHEGYETAFIRMPKMEMTV from the coding sequence ATGAGACGACGCGACTTCCTCCGCGCCAGTGCGCCGCTGGGACTGGCCGGTATCGCCGGATGCATCGGCAACTTCCAGACTCGTTCGTCGGCCTCTCGTCAGTTCACCACGGTCGCCAACCGGAAGGAGAAGGTCTACTATCCGACGCACATCGACGGGATGAAGATGGTCGGGATGGGCGGCACGGGGCGCTACAAGGTCGGCCTGATGTACAGCAGGCCCCACGCGTTCTGGACGATAACCGACACCGACACCAACCTTTCGCAGGTCCCCGAGAAGTCGACGGCCCACCTGATGGCGACGATATGGGACAAGAAGACCGGGACCGTCCTCCCGACCGCCAACGTCGAAGCGAGGATTCTGAAGGACGGCGAGGAGGTCGATTCGAGGCCCCTCTGGCCGATGCTCTCGCAGAACATGGGCTACCACTTCGGCGACAACGTGGAACTCTCCGGCGGCGGCACCTACACCGCGAAGCTCTCCGTCGGGGCGATGCAGGCCCGCCGGATGGGCGAGTTGCGCGGCGCGTTCGGCGAGCAGACGAGCATCGACGTGGAGTTCGAACACACTCGGAGCAAACTCGGGAGCGTCGCCTACGAGAAGTTGCCCGACAAGAAGGGCGACGCCGGCGCTATCGCACCGGCCGACATGAAGATGCCAATCTCACAGGTCCCGAAACGCACGGACCTGCCGGGTGCCCTCGCGACGGGCGTCAGCGGCGACGCCGACTTCGTCGCGTTCTCGCCCGAGCAGAACCCCCACTTCGTCGCCGACGGGAAGCGCTACCTCGGGGTGTCTGCCCGGACGCCGTACAACCGCTACCCGCTCCCGTTCATGTCGCTGTCGGCGACACTGACCCGGGACGGCGAGACGGTGTACGACGACATCCTCCGTCCCGCGCTCGACCCCAACCTCGGCTATCACTACGGCGCTGGCGTGGACGGACTCCAGTCGGGCGACTCGCTGACGGTGACGGTGGACGCGCCGCCGCAGGTCGCCAGACACGAGGGCTACGAGACCGCCTTCATCCGGATGCCGAAGATGGAGATGACCGTCTGA
- a CDS encoding DUF2267 domain-containing protein — MKYDDFMGQVQNRLELPDTGRAVRATRAVLQTLGERLQGGEATDLAGPLPMEVDYYLESADSGQRFDYDEFVGRVADRAEIERSDAVYYGKVVVGLVSELVPASELEQVRAQLPDDYEDLFALVDAEEVEE; from the coding sequence ATGAAGTACGACGACTTCATGGGGCAGGTCCAGAACCGACTCGAACTGCCGGACACCGGCCGGGCGGTCCGCGCGACGCGCGCGGTCCTCCAGACGCTCGGCGAGCGCTTGCAGGGAGGCGAAGCCACGGACCTCGCGGGACCCCTGCCGATGGAGGTCGATTACTACCTCGAGTCGGCCGACTCGGGCCAGCGGTTCGACTACGACGAGTTCGTGGGGCGCGTCGCGGACCGGGCCGAAATCGAGCGCTCGGACGCGGTCTACTACGGCAAGGTCGTGGTCGGACTCGTGAGCGAGTTGGTTCCGGCGAGCGAACTCGAACAGGTCCGGGCGCAACTCCCGGACGACTACGAGGACCTTTTCGCGTTGGTGGACGCCGAGGAAGTCGAGGAGTGA
- a CDS encoding DJ-1/PfpI family protein, whose translation MPGKQLLMIVGDFGEDYEIMVPFQALQAVGHEVDAVCPEKEDGDTVKTAVHDFRGDQTYVESRGHDFQLTASLDEVDPADYDGLVLPGGRAPEYLRTYDEVLSTVRHFFEADKPVAAICHAAQILAAADVIEGRTCSAYSALEHDVEDAGGTYHDGVTTDGNLVTGRDWSDHVEWLSQFLDVLGTDVQHGESAAAEPAED comes from the coding sequence ATGCCCGGCAAACAACTGCTGATGATAGTCGGTGACTTCGGCGAGGACTACGAGATAATGGTACCGTTTCAGGCCTTGCAGGCCGTGGGCCACGAGGTGGACGCGGTCTGTCCCGAGAAGGAGGACGGCGATACCGTCAAGACCGCGGTCCACGACTTCCGAGGCGACCAGACCTACGTCGAATCGCGGGGCCACGACTTCCAGTTGACCGCCTCGCTCGACGAGGTGGACCCGGCGGACTACGACGGACTCGTGCTGCCCGGCGGGCGCGCGCCGGAGTACCTCCGGACCTACGACGAGGTACTCTCGACGGTCCGGCACTTCTTCGAGGCGGACAAACCGGTCGCGGCCATCTGTCACGCGGCCCAGATTCTGGCGGCCGCGGACGTAATCGAGGGCCGGACTTGCTCTGCGTACTCCGCGCTCGAACACGACGTGGAGGACGCGGGCGGCACGTACCACGACGGCGTGACCACCGACGGGAACCTCGTGACGGGCCGCGACTGGAGCGACCACGTGGAGTGGCTCTCGCAGTTCCTCGACGTGCTGGGGACTGACGTCCAGCACGGTGAATCCGCGGCGGCGGAACCGGCAGAGGACTGA